A stretch of Paenibacillus peoriae DNA encodes these proteins:
- the yyaC gene encoding spore protease YyaC: MTHPSDFIPGQEPLSLKISHTDPGIQSAIIHRLLFHLHQAPSLQNIVIICIGTDRSTGDCLGPLVGTHLSRYKSPLFNLYGTLEEPVHAMNLQTTLNGIQARYEQPYIIGIDACLGQTSSVGCIQVSDGPLKPGAGVNKELPPVGDIHLTGIVNVGGFMEYFVLQNTRLNLVMKLSDIIAGSLYSAIKEWHYRSVLLAAQE, from the coding sequence ATGACTCATCCATCTGACTTCATTCCGGGGCAAGAACCCCTAAGTTTAAAAATATCACACACAGATCCCGGGATCCAATCAGCCATCATCCATCGTCTACTGTTCCATCTGCATCAGGCACCGAGTCTGCAAAATATCGTCATTATTTGCATCGGCACTGACCGTTCTACTGGAGATTGTCTGGGTCCGCTCGTAGGTACGCATTTATCACGCTACAAAAGCCCTCTGTTTAACCTATACGGTACATTAGAGGAGCCTGTACATGCCATGAACCTGCAAACGACACTGAACGGCATACAAGCCCGATATGAACAGCCTTATATCATTGGTATAGATGCATGTCTTGGACAAACCTCCAGCGTTGGATGCATTCAGGTTTCAGATGGTCCTCTCAAGCCTGGAGCAGGTGTAAATAAAGAATTACCGCCGGTCGGCGATATCCATTTGACTGGTATCGTTAACGTCGGCGGCTTCATGGAATACTTCGTGCTGCAAAATACAAGACTAAATTTGGTAATGAAATTATCAGATATCATTGCTGGCAGCCTATACTCCGCGATTAAGGAGTGGCACTACCGTTCCGTCCTGCTTGCTGCGCAAGAGTGA
- a CDS encoding ParB/RepB/Spo0J family partition protein encodes MSKRLGKGLDALIPSLTVNEEDKVVDIPLSQLRANPYQPRKTFDEESIKELAESIRQHGVIQPIIARSVLRGYEIIAGERRFRASQFCGNPTIPVVVRNFTDQQVMEIALIENLQRENLNAMEVAVAYQGLMDQFSLTQEELSMKVGKSRSHIANFLRLLALPEEVKDHVSRGTLSMGHARAIVGLKDPDMVKQLAQQCIEQQWSVRELEEAVQQLDHKPGEAKAKAKVRKKDPYIDHMEESLRERFKTTVKIKHNKDKGKIELNYYSQQDLERLLELLQ; translated from the coding sequence ATGAGTAAACGGTTGGGAAAAGGACTTGATGCACTCATTCCCTCCCTTACGGTCAATGAAGAGGATAAGGTTGTTGACATTCCGCTGAGCCAGTTGCGTGCGAACCCGTACCAGCCTCGCAAAACGTTTGATGAAGAGTCCATTAAGGAATTAGCCGAGTCCATTCGTCAGCACGGTGTTATCCAACCTATTATTGCACGTAGTGTATTGCGAGGATATGAAATCATAGCCGGGGAAAGACGATTTCGGGCATCTCAATTTTGTGGGAATCCGACGATACCTGTGGTTGTTCGTAATTTTACGGATCAGCAGGTGATGGAGATTGCTCTGATTGAGAATTTGCAGCGTGAGAATTTGAATGCTATGGAAGTAGCAGTAGCTTATCAGGGATTAATGGATCAGTTTTCTTTAACTCAGGAAGAGTTGTCCATGAAAGTGGGGAAATCACGCTCTCATATTGCCAATTTCCTTCGCTTGCTCGCATTACCTGAAGAAGTTAAAGATCATGTTTCACGTGGAACATTGTCTATGGGACATGCTAGAGCTATTGTTGGCCTCAAAGATCCAGACATGGTGAAACAGTTAGCACAACAATGTATTGAACAGCAGTGGAGTGTTCGCGAGCTGGAGGAAGCCGTACAGCAGTTGGATCATAAGCCTGGTGAGGCGAAAGCCAAAGCAAAGGTACGAAAAAAGGACCCCTATATTGACCATATGGAAGAGTCCTTGCGTGAACGCTTTAAAACAACTGTGAAGATCAAGCACAATAAAGATAAAGGCAAAATTGAATTGAATTATTACAGTCAGCAGGATTTGGAAAGATTACTGGAGCTATTACAGTAG
- a CDS encoding DUF4446 family protein — MAELNGLIMEQLAGIVAGIVLILLILLIVIIVQGAKLKNMRRKYETMMAGSGVENLETLLIDLKVQMDTIEDEQETHRASMKSLRSKLTGLKGHIGIKRYNAFGERGSDLSFSLAIVDDNQDGMVLTGIYNRDGSYVYAKPLEAGQSTYSLSPEEKEAVTLAQQAGRNGSATP, encoded by the coding sequence ATGGCTGAATTGAATGGACTAATCATGGAACAGCTTGCCGGAATCGTTGCAGGGATCGTGCTTATTTTGCTCATCCTGTTGATTGTTATTATTGTGCAGGGTGCAAAGCTAAAGAATATGCGGCGAAAGTATGAAACCATGATGGCAGGCAGTGGTGTCGAGAATTTGGAAACACTGTTGATTGATTTGAAGGTACAGATGGATACGATTGAGGATGAGCAAGAAACCCATCGTGCAAGTATGAAATCACTACGTAGTAAACTGACAGGCTTGAAGGGACATATAGGCATCAAACGCTATAATGCCTTTGGTGAGAGAGGAAGCGATTTAAGCTTCTCTCTGGCTATTGTAGACGACAATCAGGATGGTATGGTATTAACCGGCATTTATAACCGAGATGGCTCATATGTGTATGCCAAGCCTCTAGAAGCGGGACAGTCCACCTATTCCTTATCACCTGAAGAAAAAGAAGCCGTCACTCTTGCGCAGCAAGCAGGACGGAACGGTAGTGCCACTCCTTAA